A single window of Xylocopilactobacillus apicola DNA harbors:
- a CDS encoding Fur family transcriptional regulator translates to MTNSHFEKALNAFKKTGATVTPQREIILAYLVDSHCHPTAKKIYSDLNEGHQHISLATVYNTLEALIKAKLVIDIEDSKTAEHHFDYFGSPHYHIICDRCGSIVDGEDFDFSSLLKGAEKESGYLLKSAHVEVHGLCPNCQKKV, encoded by the coding sequence ATGACCAATTCACATTTCGAAAAAGCCTTGAATGCCTTTAAAAAAACCGGTGCCACAGTTACCCCCCAACGTGAAATAATTCTGGCTTATTTGGTAGATAGTCATTGTCATCCAACCGCAAAAAAAATTTATTCAGATTTAAATGAAGGCCATCAACACATTAGTTTGGCCACTGTGTACAACACCCTGGAGGCGCTGATAAAGGCCAAACTAGTAATCGACATTGAGGACAGCAAAACAGCCGAACATCATTTTGATTACTTCGGGTCCCCTCATTATCACATCATCTGCGATCGGTGCGGCTCAATTGTTGATGGAGAAGACTTCGACTTTTCATCGTTGCTAAAAGGCGCTGAAAAGGAGAGCGGCTACTTACTTAAAAGTGCTCACGTTGAGGTCCACGGACTTTGTCCTAATTGTCAAAAGAAAGTATAA
- a CDS encoding chorismate mutase, which translates to MTEREQIDQIDHEMTVLFTQRMQLSKKIAAAKFAAKAPVSDRKREEEIIKNELAKLPNDELKSYLRDFYRDVFLISKQYQAKLIKGWRDKNDEN; encoded by the coding sequence ATGACTGAACGTGAACAAATCGATCAAATTGATCATGAAATGACGGTTCTTTTTACTCAAAGAATGCAATTATCCAAAAAAATTGCTGCTGCAAAATTTGCAGCAAAAGCGCCCGTCAGTGATCGAAAAAGAGAAGAAGAAATAATTAAGAATGAGCTTGCAAAATTACCCAATGATGAGTTAAAATCTTATCTCAGGGACTTTTATCGCGATGTTTTTTTGATTTCCAAGCAATATCAAGCTAAGCTGATTAAGGGTTGGCGTGATAAAAATGATGAAAATTAA
- a CDS encoding DNA primase family protein codes for MATKRSMKYKRYKHQSTQDVKERREILERITNISPNPEIIIATAKRKTQKIWNNKKLTWEDFLKRLANPVTTPETMEEWQTMDKQQQDKIKDVGGFVGGELKDGIRRKGSVQNRTIITLDVDYPSENINLFEDALNKWDFAFAGYSTHKYTPENPRIRLVIPLERPVSPEQYLTVSKSVAETLGLDYFDKTTYQPERLMFWPSHSKDAPYYFNYHQGSLLDPDQIPTVNNGQKNGSNFPELPNTIKKYKREAKLAGDPLKKPGEIGAFNRVYSIQEAIKKFLPDVYAPTDQEDHYTYINGSTTGGLVLYNGVFAYSHHNSDPTCNKLTNAFDLVRVHKFGNLDTDTRDNTPITEFPSYKKMCEFVLNDQLVYKEWKSSITNNDFAPLSSTDQVNEFRWLSRNTNTGNPTVNTYLLAQQLVIDYHLHYSTGTFLRYDPTTGIWQKDAEGFLSSLLTTKYLKNLSKTNINRETIRVVKDILRQGSPDEFNDSDPMRIVLQNGVYNLKTNEFSPKFDPDLQVSVNYPVEYNPSSKAPYFEGFVTEILGEEYLPLIYEWIGYLFYRGYPVQKILFVYGVGGAGKTTLINVIRNVIGEKASSSVSLEALVLNRFATAGLYQKTANFDSDARAQFLEDGSVLKKLTGEDSVFADVKFGDQFQFRNYAKLTLSMNQLPSMRDYSGGLERRAMILRINKKVAPETKEKYPYSEMLKESSGIFNKAMEGLRRLLDNGYFSETESMRTEVKKWVNGNDQVGRFVSDAIVKDENHFISVKDMYKAYKDYSEENGERAIGKYKFGQRLEDMGLVKVKTQENGIRYWKWQDVNFINQ; via the coding sequence TTGGCAACAAAACGATCAATGAAATATAAACGGTACAAACATCAAAGCACACAAGACGTAAAAGAAAGGAGGGAAATATTGGAAAGGATAACAAATATTAGCCCTAATCCAGAAATAATTATCGCTACCGCAAAACGAAAGACTCAAAAGATATGGAACAACAAAAAACTAACTTGGGAGGACTTTTTAAAAAGGCTTGCCAACCCAGTAACGACCCCTGAAACAATGGAAGAATGGCAAACCATGGATAAGCAACAACAAGACAAGATTAAAGATGTGGGCGGTTTCGTTGGTGGAGAGTTAAAAGACGGAATCAGAAGAAAGGGATCAGTTCAAAACAGAACAATTATTACTCTAGATGTTGATTATCCTAGCGAAAATATTAATCTCTTTGAAGATGCGCTAAATAAATGGGATTTTGCTTTTGCGGGTTACAGTACTCATAAATACACCCCAGAAAATCCCAGAATCAGGCTAGTAATTCCATTAGAACGCCCAGTATCACCAGAACAGTATTTAACGGTCTCCAAATCGGTGGCCGAAACTTTGGGATTAGATTATTTTGATAAAACTACATACCAGCCTGAACGGTTAATGTTTTGGCCATCTCATAGTAAAGACGCTCCCTATTATTTTAACTATCATCAAGGGTCTTTGTTAGATCCGGATCAAATCCCAACCGTTAATAACGGTCAGAAAAATGGCTCTAATTTTCCGGAATTACCAAACACCATAAAGAAGTACAAACGAGAAGCAAAGTTAGCAGGAGACCCGTTAAAAAAGCCCGGTGAAATAGGAGCATTCAACAGAGTTTACAGCATCCAGGAAGCAATTAAGAAGTTTTTGCCGGACGTCTACGCCCCTACTGATCAGGAAGACCATTACACGTATATTAATGGGTCAACTACGGGAGGACTTGTGTTATATAACGGGGTATTTGCTTATTCACATCACAACTCAGACCCCACCTGTAATAAATTAACAAACGCCTTTGATCTTGTGAGAGTTCATAAATTCGGCAATTTAGATACAGATACAAGAGATAATACCCCAATAACTGAATTTCCCAGTTATAAAAAGATGTGTGAATTTGTCCTAAACGATCAACTTGTATATAAAGAGTGGAAGAGTTCAATTACAAATAATGATTTTGCCCCCCTTTCATCTACAGATCAAGTTAATGAATTTCGTTGGCTATCACGAAATACAAATACCGGAAACCCAACCGTCAATACTTACCTTTTAGCTCAGCAGTTAGTTATTGATTATCATCTTCATTATAGTACCGGGACGTTTCTTAGATATGACCCAACTACTGGAATATGGCAAAAAGATGCTGAGGGCTTTTTATCAAGTTTATTAACGACAAAATACCTTAAAAACCTCTCAAAGACAAATATAAACCGGGAGACAATACGAGTTGTTAAGGATATTTTAAGACAAGGTTCACCAGATGAATTTAACGACAGTGATCCAATGAGAATAGTTTTACAGAACGGCGTTTACAATCTAAAAACAAACGAATTTTCACCGAAATTTGATCCGGATTTACAAGTAAGCGTAAATTATCCTGTTGAATATAATCCATCATCTAAAGCCCCCTACTTTGAAGGTTTTGTAACTGAAATTCTGGGAGAGGAATATTTACCGCTGATCTATGAATGGATCGGGTATCTATTCTATAGAGGCTACCCGGTACAAAAAATCTTATTTGTATACGGAGTTGGGGGCGCTGGTAAGACAACTTTAATTAACGTGATCAGAAATGTAATCGGTGAAAAAGCCTCATCATCTGTATCACTAGAAGCACTGGTATTAAATAGGTTTGCTACAGCCGGGCTATATCAGAAAACTGCTAATTTTGATTCTGATGCACGGGCGCAATTTCTAGAAGATGGTTCTGTACTAAAAAAACTAACCGGTGAAGATTCTGTATTTGCTGATGTGAAGTTTGGTGATCAGTTTCAATTTAGAAACTATGCAAAACTTACCTTATCCATGAATCAGTTGCCATCAATGAGGGATTACAGTGGTGGGCTTGAAAGACGAGCAATGATATTGCGGATCAATAAGAAAGTTGCCCCTGAAACAAAAGAAAAATATCCCTATTCTGAAATGCTAAAAGAATCATCCGGAATCTTTAATAAAGCTATGGAGGGATTAAGACGGCTATTAGATAATGGCTACTTCTCAGAAACTGAGTCAATGCGTACAGAAGTTAAGAAGTGGGTTAATGGTAATGATCAAGTAGGGCGTTTTGTATCTGATGCAATAGTAAAAGACGAAAATCATTTCATATCTGTAAAAGACATGTACAAAGCGTACAAAGACTATTCAGAAGAGAATGGGGAAAGGGCAATAGGTAAGTACAAATTTGGACAACGCTTAGAAGATATGGGATTGGTGAAGGTAAAAACACAAGAAAACGGGATCCGTTACTGGAAATGGCAAGACGTGAATTTTATTAATCAATAG
- a CDS encoding DUF771 domain-containing protein, with protein sequence MVQSIKLAELEIPIPKGFRIITDEEFNDLNQKADYGRWWSMKDVEERYHRKRNWILGVLYNPKFKPLLEHKAVMYGGKGGKSVYLFEPTKFSKFMREWFPEIDKEMSNGYLNVKKAN encoded by the coding sequence GTGGTTCAATCAATTAAACTAGCAGAATTAGAAATCCCTATACCTAAAGGTTTTAGGATTATTACAGATGAAGAATTCAACGACCTAAATCAAAAAGCAGATTACGGGCGTTGGTGGAGCATGAAAGATGTTGAGGAACGCTATCACCGTAAACGTAATTGGATTTTAGGAGTCTTATATAATCCCAAATTCAAACCATTACTTGAACATAAAGCAGTTATGTATGGCGGTAAAGGTGGCAAGAGTGTTTACTTGTTCGAACCAACAAAATTCAGTAAATTCATGCGTGAATGGTTCCCTGAGATTGATAAGGAAATGAGCAACGGTTACCTTAATGTAAAAAAGGCGAACTAG
- a CDS encoding helix-turn-helix domain-containing protein has translation MNERLVPDNMKVTLRELRERNLITKTELANLWGVSKNIVTRAENKTSLDVDILYMYSQTFDVSINELFIGTPEKIEERINQKKAPIIERAKQVGEEYKKEKQAKSLKHQRRLTGGSIN, from the coding sequence ATGAATGAAAGATTGGTACCAGACAACATGAAAGTTACGTTAAGAGAACTCAGAGAAAGAAATTTAATTACTAAAACTGAGTTGGCCAACTTATGGGGCGTCTCAAAGAACATTGTTACACGAGCTGAAAACAAAACTAGCCTTGATGTAGATATTCTTTATATGTATTCGCAAACCTTTGACGTCAGTATCAACGAGTTGTTTATTGGAACACCAGAAAAGATAGAAGAAAGGATCAATCAAAAAAAAGCCCCAATAATAGAAAGGGCTAAGCAAGTTGGAGAAGAATATAAAAAAGAGAAGCAGGCAAAAAGTTTAAAACATCAGAGGAGGTTAACAGGTGGTTCAATCAATTAA
- a CDS encoding BRO-N domain-containing protein produces the protein MKIETWNGYKIRFVEVNGEWCAIAKDVTEALDYRDPNTALRKMPEKYKGAYKVRVSSQNPVIPGSRKYQIMTVITEKGLYRLIMRSNKPEAEDFQDWVFEVIKQLRKSSGLESYELFRLTDKKNQNELMATLKESLNEPTKVDYIKANAITNKAISNMFGHEKMIKKEDMTPEELAKRGEILKDVIDLMITNDKYDLGLSVSKTIYNSTEKPKSKVIYRHSVQEGARVNE, from the coding sequence TTGAAAATTGAGACCTGGAACGGGTACAAAATCCGTTTTGTAGAGGTTAACGGTGAATGGTGTGCAATTGCTAAAGATGTTACAGAAGCACTGGATTATAGAGATCCAAATACGGCGTTAAGAAAAATGCCCGAAAAATATAAGGGGGCGTACAAAGTACGGGTCAGCTCGCAGAACCCAGTAATTCCGGGTTCTCGCAAATATCAGATTATGACGGTTATTACTGAAAAAGGGTTGTACCGTCTAATTATGAGAAGCAACAAACCAGAGGCGGAAGACTTTCAAGATTGGGTATTTGAAGTTATTAAGCAATTACGCAAATCATCCGGCTTAGAATCTTATGAACTATTCAGGTTAACAGATAAGAAGAACCAAAATGAGTTAATGGCAACCCTTAAGGAGTCTTTAAACGAGCCTACCAAAGTTGATTACATCAAAGCCAACGCCATAACCAACAAGGCAATCTCTAACATGTTTGGTCATGAAAAGATGATCAAAAAAGAAGATATGACGCCGGAAGAATTGGCAAAACGAGGAGAGATTCTAAAAGATGTAATAGATTTGATGATAACCAATGATAAATACGACCTAGGGTTATCAGTTAGCAAAACTATATATAACTCAACAGAAAAGCCAAAAAGCAAGGTAATTTATCGCCATTCTGTACAGGAAGGAGCAAGGGTTAATGAATGA
- a CDS encoding helix-turn-helix domain-containing protein, whose product MYTRQKYNALKGWLVTNGISQREVAELLETKPGYINKRLNGVANDFRAGEIKLMHDKLGIPLDVFF is encoded by the coding sequence ATGTATACTAGACAGAAATACAATGCTTTAAAAGGCTGGTTAGTAACTAATGGAATTTCTCAAAGAGAAGTAGCAGAACTCTTAGAAACAAAACCAGGCTATATAAATAAACGCCTTAATGGTGTAGCCAACGATTTCAGAGCAGGTGAAATAAAGTTAATGCACGATAAATTAGGTATACCTTTAGACGTATTTTTTTAA
- a CDS encoding helix-turn-helix domain-containing protein, with product MFGSNLKRLRLQYYLSMAELSEKLNRKYNTKISTSMISRWENNQTEPRMSYIRIIADFFNVTPGELLDNDFKIKQDKDLNKYADFSNQLQTLMKTNGDSVVSLSEKIGVPYSTVSSWVNGKKMPRNSGIKLLEEHYETHLRHPIIVDFPTYNQKSHNYVHLDFGFPALDYLIDTIPYDYELKKITIPDILLGKYAGDPNIFIGALDDDSMNKVFPKYSSLAYKSFNSVNNLSNNEIVILQEKSDSKESKSISEKIYGKSFVVRRFCNNTQKEEFNFIPESKNPSFREFSYSWKDADKIKVVGKVVAYFVNL from the coding sequence ATGTTTGGATCAAATTTAAAAAGGCTTAGATTGCAATACTATTTAAGTATGGCTGAATTATCGGAAAAACTTAACCGAAAATATAACACTAAAATTAGTACCAGTATGATTTCAAGATGGGAAAACAACCAAACAGAACCTAGGATGTCCTACATAAGAATTATTGCTGATTTTTTTAATGTTACTCCCGGTGAGCTTTTAGATAACGACTTTAAAATAAAACAAGACAAGGATTTAAATAAATATGCCGATTTTTCAAACCAGCTTCAAACTCTTATGAAAACAAATGGAGATTCTGTTGTTAGTTTATCTGAAAAAATAGGGGTTCCTTATTCCACGGTATCAAGTTGGGTTAACGGGAAAAAAATGCCTAGGAATAGCGGAATAAAATTACTAGAAGAACATTATGAAACGCACCTTAGACACCCGATAATTGTTGATTTTCCTACGTATAATCAAAAATCACATAACTATGTACATCTAGATTTTGGGTTTCCAGCGCTAGATTATCTTATAGATACAATACCTTATGATTATGAATTAAAAAAAATTACCATACCAGATATTTTATTAGGTAAATACGCAGGAGACCCTAATATTTTTATTGGTGCTTTGGATGATGATTCTATGAATAAAGTGTTTCCTAAATATAGTTCACTTGCTTATAAATCATTTAATTCTGTAAATAATTTGAGCAACAATGAAATTGTTATTTTACAGGAAAAAAGCGATTCCAAAGAAAGCAAGAGCATAAGTGAAAAGATTTATGGAAAGAGTTTTGTTGTTAGAAGATTTTGTAACAACACTCAAAAGGAAGAGTTTAATTTTATACCAGAAAGTAAAAATCCTTCTTTTCGAGAGTTTAGCTATAGCTGGAAAGATGCGGATAAAATAAAGGTAGTTGGAAAGGTGGTAGCATACTTTGTTAACCTCTAA
- a CDS encoding site-specific integrase has product MASIRKRGNLWEYTVKYKDKDGNPKRKIKGGFVLKKEALEASAILEKQIKDGFTVTEDITLIDYYNHWLDTFKMGKHAPVTESRYKTIRKQLQGYFGVNQKLTKLTRSDWQKFINDFGSNHARETVSKLNSYVRDMAKSAIADRIILFDFTDGVILTGNKGKNEKFKYLEASDYKKLKEYVFKNASLDKIFNYIIAAGAMTGARYSEVLALTWKDINFKEKTISINKSWDYSYTNQFKETKTPSSIRIIAIDSELVTLLKQLKKEQSNYFEGIERPVSINEMVFLDKDLKLITDSAINKDLRNIEKKLNIYPVITYHGLRHTHVSYLISKGIDINYISKRLGHSNVAVTMRVYTHLLKEQEIEQEQKTIMAMGQL; this is encoded by the coding sequence ATGGCATCAATCAGAAAACGGGGTAATTTATGGGAGTACACCGTTAAATACAAAGACAAGGACGGAAACCCCAAACGTAAAATAAAGGGCGGTTTTGTCCTAAAAAAAGAAGCGTTAGAAGCTTCAGCAATACTAGAGAAGCAAATAAAAGACGGCTTCACCGTTACGGAAGATATAACTCTGATCGATTACTATAATCATTGGTTAGATACTTTTAAAATGGGAAAACATGCACCCGTAACTGAATCAAGATATAAAACAATCCGGAAACAATTACAGGGATACTTTGGGGTTAACCAAAAATTGACAAAATTAACCCGTTCTGATTGGCAAAAGTTTATAAATGACTTTGGTTCTAACCACGCAAGAGAAACCGTATCTAAATTAAACAGCTATGTAAGAGATATGGCAAAATCGGCAATAGCCGACCGGATTATACTATTTGATTTCACCGATGGAGTTATACTTACAGGCAATAAGGGAAAAAACGAAAAATTTAAGTATTTAGAAGCTAGCGATTACAAGAAATTAAAAGAATACGTTTTTAAAAACGCTTCTCTTGATAAGATCTTCAATTACATTATTGCTGCTGGGGCAATGACCGGCGCTAGATACTCTGAAGTGTTGGCGTTAACGTGGAAAGATATAAATTTTAAAGAAAAGACCATTAGTATTAATAAGAGCTGGGATTATTCATATACAAACCAATTCAAAGAAACTAAAACGCCTTCCAGCATTAGAATTATTGCAATTGATAGTGAACTTGTTACCTTACTAAAACAATTAAAAAAAGAACAATCAAATTACTTTGAAGGAATAGAACGACCAGTTTCAATTAACGAAATGGTGTTCCTTGATAAGGATCTAAAACTTATTACCGATTCAGCTATTAACAAGGATTTAAGAAATATTGAAAAGAAGCTCAACATCTACCCTGTAATAACTTATCATGGTTTAAGGCATACGCATGTAAGCTACTTAATATCCAAAGGCATAGACATTAATTACATTTCTAAACGGCTAGGTCATTCTAATGTAGCTGTAACAATGAGAGTCTATACCCACTTACTAAAAGAGCAAGAAATAGAACAAGAACAAAAAACAATCATGGCAATGGGGCAACTCTAA
- a CDS encoding type II toxin-antitoxin system HicB family antitoxin, translating into MKYLYCAVLHREDSGLYSVEFPDFTPEAATCGDDLKDALHMAKDVLEGYLTYKEDNHQKINPASDPAKIKVDDGDILTVVNIDTNLVRARDQSKLVKKTVTIPSYLNEYGMSEGINFSKILTNALKDLLKV; encoded by the coding sequence ATGAAATACTTATATTGTGCAGTTTTACATAGAGAAGATAGCGGTCTATACTCTGTTGAGTTTCCAGATTTTACACCCGAAGCGGCAACTTGTGGAGATGATCTAAAAGATGCTTTACACATGGCTAAAGACGTATTAGAGGGTTATTTAACCTATAAAGAAGACAACCATCAAAAAATTAATCCAGCAAGTGATCCAGCAAAAATTAAAGTAGATGATGGCGATATCTTAACTGTAGTCAATATTGATACTAATCTAGTAAGGGCTCGCGATCAATCCAAACTTGTAAAGAAAACTGTAACTATTCCATCGTATCTAAATGAATATGGTATGTCTGAAGGCATAAACTTTAGCAAAATCTTGACTAACGCATTAAAGGATCTTTTAAAAGTATAA
- a CDS encoding type II toxin-antitoxin system HicA family toxin, producing the protein MTEIKAGDVLKMLKSNGFKELKSRTNGDHHRFTDDKGHKVTVPFTSKKDTILQDTYKSILKQAGVK; encoded by the coding sequence GTGACCGAAATAAAGGCCGGTGATGTTTTGAAAATGCTAAAAAGTAACGGCTTCAAAGAATTAAAAAGCCGAACTAACGGCGATCATCACCGTTTCACAGACGATAAAGGACACAAAGTAACCGTACCCTTTACATCCAAAAAAGATACGATCTTACAAGATACATACAAATCAATCTTAAAACAAGCTGGGGTTAAATAA
- a CDS encoding type II toxin-antitoxin system HicB family antitoxin: MNKKDYLIYPAIFDDTNNNGQGYTVTFPDVPDTVSQGKTLEEAFKNAPYALAVALPDYDPYPTPTPIEEVMKDNPGLIVNYVGIDLKIVRKYAKDTTVRKNVTIPQSLAKWAEEQHINFSQALTDTLEYMRAG, encoded by the coding sequence ATGAATAAAAAAGATTATCTAATTTACCCTGCTATTTTTGATGACACAAACAACAACGGACAAGGCTATACAGTAACCTTCCCAGACGTTCCGGATACCGTATCCCAAGGAAAAACATTAGAAGAAGCTTTTAAAAACGCTCCTTATGCTTTAGCTGTTGCGCTTCCGGATTATGATCCTTACCCCACACCAACGCCGATTGAAGAGGTTATGAAGGATAACCCCGGTTTGATTGTCAATTATGTTGGAATCGATTTAAAAATTGTTCGTAAATACGCAAAAGATACAACGGTTAGAAAGAATGTAACTATTCCTCAATCGTTGGCAAAATGGGCGGAAGAACAGCATATTAATTTCAGTCAAGCATTAACAGATACGCTGGAGTATATGAGAGCAGGTTAA
- a CDS encoding YfbM family protein: protein MSRLGVLYALDDNELEKLRSLPSDERYDYVLEVIEEDLFGTPRGCELEKSWEGIQYCLGHGEWNEDNDVPTNIIFGGEFLLDTEDNVITLKNNDDVKKIVSYLQENNLREIIKKYFWKIDDPEFPYKDENGLNHILGWSKDILPFYENALKENRQVIFTVDL, encoded by the coding sequence ATGTCAAGATTAGGTGTGCTTTATGCTTTGGATGATAACGAATTGGAAAAGCTCCGTTCTTTGCCTTCAGACGAAAGATATGATTATGTACTGGAAGTGATAGAAGAAGATTTATTTGGAACGCCTCGTGGCTGTGAGCTGGAAAAATCTTGGGAAGGCATTCAATACTGCTTAGGTCATGGAGAATGGAATGAAGACAATGATGTTCCAACAAACATTATCTTTGGCGGAGAATTTTTGCTAGACACCGAAGATAATGTTATTACTTTGAAGAATAATGACGATGTAAAGAAAATCGTTTCGTATCTTCAAGAGAATAACTTAAGGGAAATTATTAAAAAATATTTCTGGAAGATAGATGATCCTGAATTTCCGTATAAAGATGAGAATGGGTTAAACCATATTTTGGGGTGGAGTAAGGATATTCTTCCTTTTTATGAAAATGCCCTTAAAGAAAATCGCCAAGTGATTTTCACCGTTGATTTATAA
- a CDS encoding DUF3923 family protein: MKAIKTSSIVSLILFIAGALFIWFRKVDGSGAINDSANKLLSLGIWSILFLVIFAIILIVYLVQRSHLK; the protein is encoded by the coding sequence ATGAAGGCGATCAAAACTAGTAGTATTGTTTCCCTAATTCTGTTTATTGCTGGCGCATTGTTCATTTGGTTCAGAAAAGTTGATGGCAGCGGAGCAATTAATGATAGTGCCAACAAACTCCTATCGTTAGGAATTTGGTCAATTTTATTTCTCGTAATTTTTGCCATTATTCTCATCGTATACTTAGTTCAAAGGTCTCATCTTAAATAA
- a CDS encoding M42 family metallopeptidase, producing MQEASEIELIKSFSNLNGVPGFEQEVAKFFQSKVSKFGETRIDGMFNSYVNRKENTGNNPVVQLDAHADSVGFITQAVRPNGLLKFVPLGGWVPTNIPAMKVRVKNQAGEYVKGVVATKPPHFMTPEERNAVPQIADLSIDVGSRSREETINDFKIDTGCPIVVDVDCEYFEQKRIFLGKDFDNRLGASALVALLDQLAGQDLNVDISAALSTQEEVGCRGAEVTVRNINPDLAIVFEGCPCDDTFSPEWLIQAGLKKGPMLRDLDTSFIANPAFEEFAVKVAKENQIPYTRSVRTGGGVNGAALHYYRGAPTIVIGIPVRYEHTAYNWASLDDFQNSVRLAASIIQALDADVIKSFSEV from the coding sequence ATGCAAGAAGCTAGTGAAATTGAACTAATTAAAAGTTTTTCGAATTTAAATGGGGTACCTGGATTTGAACAGGAAGTAGCCAAATTTTTCCAATCGAAGGTTAGCAAATTTGGGGAAACTCGCATTGACGGCATGTTCAACTCATATGTAAATCGCAAAGAAAACACCGGAAATAATCCGGTGGTTCAACTCGACGCACACGCTGATTCAGTCGGCTTCATTACGCAAGCGGTTCGACCAAATGGATTATTGAAATTTGTGCCGCTTGGCGGCTGGGTGCCGACTAATATTCCAGCTATGAAAGTTAGAGTGAAAAATCAAGCTGGTGAGTATGTCAAAGGAGTGGTTGCCACCAAACCACCGCATTTTATGACGCCAGAAGAACGAAATGCAGTGCCGCAAATTGCTGATCTTTCAATTGATGTGGGATCTCGCAGTCGGGAAGAGACCATTAACGATTTCAAAATTGATACTGGCTGTCCGATCGTAGTGGATGTGGATTGTGAATATTTTGAACAAAAGCGCATTTTTTTGGGCAAAGATTTCGATAACCGCTTGGGAGCTTCGGCATTGGTTGCGTTACTTGATCAGCTAGCGGGGCAAGATTTAAATGTCGATATTTCTGCTGCGCTATCAACGCAAGAAGAAGTTGGCTGCCGTGGGGCGGAAGTCACGGTGCGCAACATTAATCCAGATTTGGCAATCGTCTTTGAAGGCTGTCCTTGCGATGATACTTTTAGCCCCGAATGGCTGATTCAAGCCGGTTTGAAAAAAGGTCCGATGTTGAGAGATTTAGATACATCATTTATCGCCAATCCAGCATTTGAAGAATTTGCGGTGAAGGTCGCTAAAGAAAATCAGATTCCTTACACGCGTTCCGTGCGGACTGGCGGAGGAGTTAACGGCGCAGCGCTCCATTATTACCGGGGAGCTCCGACAATTGTGATTGGGATTCCCGTTCGTTACGAGCACACGGCTTACAATTGGGCTTCATTAGATGATTTTCAAAATTCGGTTCGCTTAGCCGCTTCGATTATTCAGGCGCTTGATGCCGATGTTATCAAAAGTTTTAGCGAAGTTTAA